Genomic DNA from Phyllopteryx taeniolatus isolate TA_2022b chromosome 10, UOR_Ptae_1.2, whole genome shotgun sequence:
GGATTGTGAGCTGACTTCATAAAGGGATTTTACATAAGGGGCTTGTTACCAACTGGTCTCCCGGACCCAGCAATACGTGCCTGTCTAAAAATAACGTATAGCAGACAGCATGTACACTGCATCTTTtagtttctgtgtttgtgtttatttcctTTCATCAGAGATCATAACTTGTGAAGGCAACACCACCGAGTGTGGTCACGGTTGCCTTGCAACAGACGAGGGTCCCGTGTGTGTTTGTCCAAAGGGGTCTGTATTAAAGGAGGATGGACAGGCCTGTACAGgtaccactttttttctgtgtaatgAATCGGTCCAAAGTAATTCCAGTAAAAAGAAGGCTTAgaggttgggttagggttacaaTATTGTAGGCTGCACCGTCCCTGTTACATAATGTAGGGTAACAGTGACTGGCAGAActgtcttttggttttttttccaggctgCTCTTCCGCAGACAGAGGGGGCTGCAGTCAGCTGTGCACCCCAGTCTCCCCCACTAGGTGGCATTGCAATTGTCTGCCCGGCTACCGACTCCAGCAAGATGGCAAGCGGTGTATTGCCTCTGGTGAGTCACACCATTATTGCGAAGCAGTCAACAGCTGATTAACACACTTCTTATCTCCGTGTGCTCATTTAAGCTTGCACATGCAatagtgtgtttattttgttgttgttttttaggaCCTACACCCTATCTGCTTGTTGCCAGTCTGGTGGGCGTGCAGAGAATTAACAGCGATGGCACTGAGGGCCAAATCCTTGCGGAAGAgcccagaggagaaatagtgtcTTTGGATTATGACCTAATGTCCAACcatgtagggggaaaaaaaaaacttctaacAGTTCATAAATAATATGCAGATATTTTCAATGAACTGCACATCTCACAAGAGTCCAACTGTGTGAACACGCAGTGACATCTAGTGGATATATTTTGTATCTGAATactgagttgttgtttttttaatgtattacatATGGGTCTCAGTAGACTGGGCTAAGTGTATTGAATGTGCCCTTCCGTTGCATTTAAAGGTGTACTTTACCAGCACATCCCAGAGGACTATCGAACGGGTCCATTTGAACGGCGGATCCAGACACCGCCTCGTCACAGACAGTCCAGACTCAAACAACGGGCTGGCTGTCGACTGGATCCATCGCAAGATGTACTGGACTGTTATGCGGTGCGTAGATGGATAgttttaaaatgcattgtaGGCAAGTTacagaattgtttttcattcaatttcATGGGCAAATGTCTCTTCCCCTGCATATTTGCGATTCACTCGTCACAACTTcaccttttcacttttttttctgtggatcATATCCCTAGCTGCTcgctgaaaaatgtgttttgttttgcgtGCTTGATGAAACCCAAGATGCCAAAAGATGCCGCAAAAAGCCCCGTCTAAGTGGGAACATTGGTGTCGAGGAAGTATGTTGATAGGCAATTGTAAACAGTGACAGCGGTTGgtctctatatactgtatgtactgtatatgaattgATTTATTGCAGTGCCTAAGTATTAAGATCTATTTATTTCTAGAGTAAAAGATATTGCTTTAAATGTGACACTTCCAGCCAGTCAACAGTTGTCAGCAGTGCCTTGGACGGACTCAATATGACAACTCTAATAAGAACTGGACTCGACAAGCCGTCATCCATCACAGTTCATCCTCTGGAAAAGTCAGTTTTACAACGTACTGTATTGCTATATTTTGAAATTATACAATctttatctactgtatatatgtactgATTTAAAATGTCCTCTactacgtgtttttttttttttttttgaggaagtTGTTCTGGGCGGATATCGGACGTCAACCCAAGGTGGAAAGCTGCTCTTTAGACGGGATGGACCGCACGGTGATCGCAAACACCGACCTGGTGTCGCCTGGTGGTCTGACGGTCGACTTCGCTGAGGGTCGTCTTTTCTGGTGCGACGGGACCAGAGTGGAGACCTGCGCTCTCGACGGTTCCGACCGACGGATCCTGCTAGAGAACCAAGTAGGTGAGGTTATGAAATGGCCATGGTCTTTTTTAAACGTATACCCAATGATTGACGCTCACCTCACGTCACTGACTTTTGTTATTTCCCAGGCCGGCCGTTTGACTTGGCCGTGTTTGAGGACAGGCTGTGGTTGGTGGACAAGAAGAACCGTCAGCTGATGAGCATACACAAGCGGACCGGGAGGAAACTGCAACGTCTCCTTGGCAACCTGGTCCAACCCGCGTCTGTTGTGGTAGTGCATCCGCTTGCTAAACCAGGTACAGCAAGACAGCAAAGATcaattttattaatatatatatggatTGGGGTTAGGGGGTGGGTTAGCAGTAGGATTTGGGTTTTGGGGCTGGATTAGGAATAGTGGTTGCAGTTGGCGTTAGGATTTGGGTTAGTGATTGTATTAGGGGTTGGGttcggggttagggttagggcagaggtgtcaaactcattgaagtacagcctaatttgatgtAAAGTGGGCCTAACCAGTAAATCACATGATACTTGATATAAATACATGTTGGTCATTTTCTCTTTGTTAGAATGCAAAGAAATACAAGTACGCTACATTAGGGAAATCTAATATATTATCAAATATGTAATGGAGTATCCTTTACCAAAACAATAAGAATAACCTCAGATTTCTCAAGAACAACAATTTGCTTCAGTTTATCGTCTACATGTGTGCATTATAACTCATCACAGCGATTGCATGGAAATGTTCAAAGCTTGaagtcacaggtatttggaacaGAAAAATATCATAGTGCGCTTTAGAATTGAATCAATTTATCAAGATTAAGGAATTATTTTAACTAAATCTTTTCTAAATGCATAATAATTGTCATCACCAATAAATTGCTGACCCATAAACCAAAGTGAGaaccattttaaatgtaaaagaaaGTGATCAGCTGCCCTCTCAACTTTATACATTAAacatacaaaataattaaaacaaaaaatacatggatACATTTTATGGCATTTAATGACAATAGGATTCCACCCTTTTCAAACAGTAGGATATGTACTGGTCAGTACATGTTAGGCAAGTTACTGTGTACGTGCACTATCAAGGACAACAAATCACGTTAGCATTGTGACGAATTAGCTAACTAGCAGTGAGTAGTACTCCTCGAAATAGGGATAGGGTTTGGGTAAGGTCATAGGGCAAGGCTCCACATTCGGGGTCAGGGTTAAGGGTTAGTGCTAGGGTTAGGGCAAGTGTGAAGGGCTGGTTTAGAgattggggttagggttaggagaTGTAAGGTACATCTTTGACTCTCACTTTTCACAGGGTTAGGCTTAGATGACAAGCCCGCAGGTGTGACATCGCTCCCAGACAAAACACTTAATGATGAAAGCACACCGCACACGCCCTCTAACAGAGCAGAGGTGGACTTGGACAATGAGGCAAGGACGTTCAAAGACAAGATGGTGTCAGgtaacaacagcatggaacagaAGAACAGAAAAGTTGTTAAGTTTAGTTTTAGTTGTAAGTCTCAATGACATGTTTCAATGTGGTCTCTGTCAGACCGGCATGAGTGTTAGGATGCAGGATATGGATTGAGTATATCATATCATTCTAGCAAAAGAGCAACAGGATAAAGATACTGTGGATCGATACACTGTACGCGCTAAAGTATTGAGACAAGCCTCCGGGTCCTCCGGGTGCGATGCTTCTCACTCgggaaagtgtgggtgttgaaccctTTCACTGGGATAATGTATGTGGGTGTCGCAACACTGATGCACAAATGCTCATTTTGATCAAGTTGGAACAtagcaatacttttgtccacatagCGTAATAGTACACGCTGCCTGTTGTCTCTTCTTTATATCGTATGAATATGTGCTCAATTCTAGATACTGATGAGTGTAAACTGGAAAGGCACAACTGTGACAAAAACGCAGACTGCTTAAACACGAAGGGAAACTTCCTCTGCAAGTGCCAGGCTGGTTACCACGGCAACGGGCAGACATGTCAAGGTGTGTTCACGACGAATTCCAGTTTTATTCCGTGTCCGTCGAATCGTTTGTTTTGGTTCTAGAGCTACGCATCACATCGCCGTCTGTGACGACGAGCCGCCCTGGAAACTCCGTGGAGAGTTGCCCCTCCACCCATGAGTCATATTGCTTATACCAGGGTGTCTGCTTCTACTTCCCTGAGGTGGACTCCTACGCTTGCAAGTAATTCatcttttctgtctttttaacTTAATATCTGCTGGAACTGAGCCACAAACTCGATTATAGATACGCTCCTGGTTATAATGACTGATTTGAACCTAAAGGGGTCACTATTGTTCCATGGAACCTGGAGCACCATTATAAAGCCATTGAACACCATGTTATCGGAAATAAAGGCACATCGAGTAAAGTCAcagttacatacagtacatggacaCATACAACAAAATTACCTACTTTTATCTACTTTATATTGTCAAATCAAAGCCAGGCATTTTTACCTCAGAAATATATGGTGAAGTAATAGGTCATTGACCTGTTTCAGCTGCGTGCCAGGCTACGTGGGTGAGCGCTGTCAGTTCACCGACTTGGAATGGTGGGAGCTCCAGCAGGCGGAGGAGGAGAAGCGCAGGAACGTAGTTGTCGCCGCCTGCATGGTGCTCCTGGTCTGCCTGCTCTCCATCGCTGCCTGTGTTACCTACTGCTACGGGTGAGAGGGGGCGGAATTGCttcagtgttttcttttcacGGAAGTGCAACATttattgtttgtcttctttttaggaaatgaatgaTGTGGACAAGTGCAAAAGTAACAGTTTCAAACAAGTTACCAACTTTGAGATACTGCCAAAAGCGCTCCGCTAGCCACGATATTCGCTAGCCAGCGGTTGAGCTGCCTGTGTTTGTTCACGGAGGAGACGTGTGGCTAGCGCACGGGACACTTATACTTCCTGTCCCTTGCCTAATAGCTTCCATGTGGGAACTCGGCACACCTCCGTACAATACAAAATGTTCTGTACCTAAAAATCTGAATCCCAAATTATAACTTCATAAAATTATGGGCTAAAAAttggtatttacattttaccTATGTTCTAGTCTCTGCAGGTTGAGAGctagatatttttttctttctttgcagGTCTAGACAGTGACACGTGGTCTCTGCTGGTCTACGAAACGACACGTTATGGTCTCTGTATGTATAGAGACTGGCACATTTGTTGATCCTGGCAGGTCTAGACAATGAAACATGTTCTGGTCTCTGCAGGTCTAGATAATGACACATTTTGTTCTCTGCAGGTCTAGAGACTGATTCACGTTCCAGTCCCTGTGGGTCTATACACTGAGACTTGCTCTGGTCTTTGCAAGTCTAGAGAGTGATACACGGTGTAGTCTCTGCATGTTTAGAGACTGATACATGATCTAGTCTCTGCATGTCTAGACAATGATAGAAGCTATTGTTGCAACTGGTCTAGAGACTGATACATGTTCTGGTCTCTGCATGTTTAGAGATTGCTGTATGTTCTGGTCTCTACAGGTCTAAACAAGGACACATATTCTGATCTCGGCAGGTCTATACAATGAAATGTTCCCGTCTCGCAGGTCTAGACACTGACAAGCTCTTGTTTGTGCATGTCTAGAGACTGATACATTTTTTGGTCTCTGCAGGTTTAGAAAATGACATGTTCTGGTCTCTGCGTGTTTATAGAGTAGAGACTGATACATGTTCTGGTGTGTGCAGTTCTAGAGACTGATGAATGTAAAGCTAGACAGTGTCACATGTTCTGGTTTCTGTAGGTCTAGAGACTGATGAATGTTCTGGTCTCTGCAGGTCTAGATGATGACACATGCTCAGGTCTGTGCAGGTTTTGACAAGGACAAGTTCTGGTATCTGCAGTTCCAGAAAAAAACACGTTTTggtctctgctttttttttttttttagatttctgCCTTTTTTGGTCATCTGGTTAAAAGTTGTGTATGATTTGGaaatggcaaccagtccaagacACACCCCCTTCTCTCATCAATTGTGATGGGCTCCAGCTTACCCTCAAACCTAATGAGGATCAGAGCTactgaaaatgaatggctggatggatttgGGCCAAATTTCTAACTGAACGATCTCAGCAGCGTTTGACTTTAGAGGTTTCATTTTGGATAAATAtcgctcaataaatgtttgaagcaTGGTGTTCATTGGGAGTCAACATTACTGCAGAAGCAGTGCTGTGTTCTAAGTATCGGGCATTATTCCTGTGGAACTGCTCCAGTGACGAAAGACAACATCCGGAAAGTGTCTATCAAACTTGGGCATGCGTGAGCTGTGGTAATGCGAGGGTCTCTGGATGGGGGCCGCATGTGCCAGTATGTAGTCACACCACATAGACCAGTGACTATGCAGTTGGAACATCCACTCCCTTTTATTTCCACCCTAAGTAGCTGATTtgctttgctgttgttttgccGGCTTATGTACGAGGCTGTCAGCTTTCGCCACGCACTCTTAACTCGCCCCACCTCGCACTTCCGTTGTCGCGTATGCCTTGGTCACAGTCTGCCCCCCCTCTATGGAAGTGGCACGCTTTCAATTACATGCTTGGTTTAGCTTGTTCAACAGCAATTACAcatcaaaataggccatttcgCGGTGACAAAATGGAGCCGCTGAGGTATGACCTCCGCGTGGCCGCCAATAGCTTGGCCTCAAATTGCATTCTGCACTTGACTGCAAGTGCACTTGGGCGCTCTTTTTGAGTTTGGTGCTTCAGTGTCTTTGTTATAGAGGGGGCAGGAAAGAATCCCCTCGCTGCATAGTGATATAAGCCACTAAACAGCTACCCTGGATTTAAAACTGACTTACCTAAACGCACCATCAAATTCACAGTGACTACACAAGCACTGGATTTATTTAGTGGCTCTCTGGCAAGCTACACCAATAGATGTATCAAAAACTGCCTTATCCTGGTGCTGATACAAATTGGGATTGTTTGGCTTTAGCAGAGGCATCCATTCAGGAACACTGTTTAATCCAGCTCTATTACACATAATTACATTCACAAACATATTGATTTGCATAACACTATTATATAATCAAGAGGAAGGAGTAAGTAAGTCTTGCacttcccaaaaaaacattttctttcaagaTAAAAACAATTGGCAAACTATCTTGAAATGagaaaggacagaaaagggcagggcaggacaggatgtgggataTGACCAAGggagtgctactgatgagtgttGGGGTGGGATGCTTTAAtggtgtctaaacacctgtaagaacctgtacAATGATAtcttaatgtatatttttagtgaatgaacaccatatcacatgcatgttagtcaactggtgtacggagtatCTGAGACGGTACATTGAGGCAAAGGGGGGCAAGGCAGCGAGCCCATCCCGTGGGGGACCCAGCCACAACCCAGGACCCAGGGGGGTAGTTCAAGTCTTAAATCAAGTCTCATGAATACCACGTTAAGTCAAGTCTTTTgtaagttttagccaagcaGTCCGAAAATACGCAACGTATTGTAAGTCGCTTACTCGAGTCTTTGACAGGCCTATCTGTGTATTCACCACCCAGGTCCTTGGCTATACacattaattgattatttaacATGATTTGAGAGGCAACCTTAATTAAAACACCCCTTTATCCTCTTGGTTAAGAACTCGAGGACTCTCCCGCAAGCAGTCCTCGGCGCACAATGTGAGTCAGACCAGCGTGACGGTCGAGGACATGTTGGAAATCACCAAAGACGGCGTACCTCAGGTAAGCAAATCAGCAAACACCCGGGTGCCCTGTGCAAAGTGTCTTTCCgaaattgtgtattttgttttcccaaGGCAGTGGATTTGACCTTGGATGTGAAAAACATGTGTGTAGTTTATACACCATGGCGAACTccagcaaaaataataaacatgacTTTCTATCCCACTTCAGACAACAATTATTGTGGAACTCCAAAAAGTAGCACCATCAACACTGGTTTATTCAGGCGGGGCAAAAATTCTTAGTATTATGCTTTACAGCTACTAAACAGcaaccaaaataataaacagtattacatttacagtactgcACTGTATATCTGAGTGCCAGTCACACTTCTGACACAACTTGTTGTGCACCTTCAAACCTAGCCTCGTCCCAAGTGTCCTTACACATTGGTTCACCGTGGataatcccacttctgacaccatttttGGGGAAACTCTCTAAATTAACCCCTGTCGGACTCAACAGGTCTACACAgcagtggacagtgagccaaaAGCAAACGTCCTCCCAGCAACAGGCTGTCCCAGGAGGGCGGTATGTCCATCATGCTCTTCAGAGACAGGTATCAGAAGCTACTGTGAAAACCCGTCTTGTGTTGATATACACCTACATCACCCGGAATATAATTGTAATATCTTTCCGTCAGGGGACAATCAGTCTGAAGAGACGCGGTTGTGGTCTAAACACAACCAGGCGTATGAGTGTTCCATGGCGTCCGCTGTTGCTATGGAGGCCAAGCAGAACCCCCTCCAAAGCTCGAGTCAGTCGGCGGACTCCATCGCGCCGACGCAACTCCCCGTAGTAGAGTCATCTGCCTCCTGTGCAGTTTAAGGCTTACATTCCCTGCTTCTTACACTAGGGGTCAACAACGTACCAGATTTTAGACAATGGCGTGCATGGAGCTGACTCTATTAGATTGGTTCTATGACGCCATAAACTTCCCTTATCGGGATAAAACAACCCACAGTGCAGTATTTGTATTCATAGTAGTGAGCGGTAAGGATGGACAGAGAgtaatgatgatttttttgggaatgcCTGACCAGTTCTGATACCTCATGTTTAACTAGTGGCTAAATCCTAAAACTGATTATCATCAAATTAGACCGTAGTCCTTGGATAGGCAACGTTGTGTGATACAAGCTTTTAGCAGCTATAAGCAATAACACAAAACT
This window encodes:
- the egf gene encoding pro-epidermal growth factor isoform X2 — translated: MLATTLTAALIYLTVQNSSALALGTACWDERLTRAGRNGSCVASQPFLIFGHGKAIHRMDLDGKNQRRLVAGVASSILLDFHFIEERIYWADKHAGIIYKTSVRGMPRQKLYASDKHISGLAVDWIWNAVYWTSREKGRIKRMDINGKNQRTLVRHLSLPSSIVIDPTKRFLFWLSGGMTPSIQRSDLTGQAKTTLIKNSQQWKALSVDYGDKRLFWVQFGLQGEITIASSDYNGKALHFIDQPLHSDSLGIGLFHEHVYYTDAASRLIKQVNKYTGGEALDVNVNQMAKVPVDIRVVHPDKQPMVDSPSSLPGCDDRSGNCVDVCSSTAEQGVCKCSEGFALSKQGSYCEDVNECSHWNHGCSLGCENIPGSYFCTCPKGYALLPDKKTCREIITCEGNTTECGHGCLATDEGPVCVCPKGSVLKEDGQACTGCSSADRGGCSQLCTPVSPTRWHCNCLPGYRLQQDGKRCIASGPTPYLLVASLVGVQRINSDGTEGQILAEEPRGEIVSLDYDLMSNHVYFTSTSQRTIERVHLNGGSRHRLVTDSPDSNNGLAVDWIHRKMYWTVMRQSTVVSSALDGLNMTTLIRTGLDKPSSITVHPLEKKLFWADIGRQPKVESCSLDGMDRTVIANTDLVSPGGLTVDFAEGRLFWCDGTRVETCALDGSDRRILLENQVGRPFDLAVFEDRLWLVDKKNRQLMSIHKRTGRKLQRLLGNLVQPASVVVVHPLAKPDTDECKLERHNCDKNADCLNTKGNFLCKCQAGYHGNGQTCQELRITSPSVTTSRPGNSVESCPSTHESYCLYQGVCFYFPEVDSYACNCVPGYVGERCQFTDLEWWELQQAEEEKRRNVVVAACMVLLVCLLSIAACVTYCYGTRGLSRKQSSAHNVSQTSVTVEDMLEITKDGVPQVYTAVDSEPKANVLPATGCPRRAVCPSCSSETGDNQSEETRLWSKHNQAYECSMASAVAMEAKQNPLQSSSQSADSIAPTQLPVVESSASCAV
- the egf gene encoding pro-epidermal growth factor isoform X1 is translated as MLATTLTAALIYLTVQNSSALALGTACWDERLTRAGRNGSCVASQPFLIFGHGKAIHRMDLDGKNQRRLVAGVASSILLDFHFIEERIYWADKHAGIIYKTSVRGMPRQKLYASDKHISGLAVDWIWNAVYWTSREKGRIKRMDINGKNQRTLVRHLSLPSSIVIDPTKRFLFWLSGGMTPSIQRSDLTGQAKTTLIKNSQQWKALSVDYGDKRLFWVQFGLQGEITIASSDYNGKALHFIDQPLHSDSLGIGLFHEHVYYTDAASRLIKQVNKYTGGEALDVNVNQMAKVPVDIRVVHPDKQPMVDSPSSLPGCDDRSGNCVDVCSSTAEQGVCKCSEGFALSKQGSYCEDVNECSHWNHGCSLGCENIPGSYFCTCPKGYALLPDKKTCREIITCEGNTTECGHGCLATDEGPVCVCPKGSVLKEDGQACTGCSSADRGGCSQLCTPVSPTRWHCNCLPGYRLQQDGKRCIASGPTPYLLVASLVGVQRINSDGTEGQILAEEPRGEIVSLDYDLMSNHVYFTSTSQRTIERVHLNGGSRHRLVTDSPDSNNGLAVDWIHRKMYWTVMRQSTVVSSALDGLNMTTLIRTGLDKPSSITVHPLEKKLFWADIGRQPKVESCSLDGMDRTVIANTDLVSPGGLTVDFAEGRLFWCDGTRVETCALDGSDRRILLENQVGRPFDLAVFEDRLWLVDKKNRQLMSIHKRTGRKLQRLLGNLVQPASVVVVHPLAKPGLGLDDKPAGVTSLPDKTLNDESTPHTPSNRAEVDLDNEARTFKDKMVSDTDECKLERHNCDKNADCLNTKGNFLCKCQAGYHGNGQTCQELRITSPSVTTSRPGNSVESCPSTHESYCLYQGVCFYFPEVDSYACNCVPGYVGERCQFTDLEWWELQQAEEEKRRNVVVAACMVLLVCLLSIAACVTYCYGTRGLSRKQSSAHNVSQTSVTVEDMLEITKDGVPQVYTAVDSEPKANVLPATGCPRRAVCPSCSSETGDNQSEETRLWSKHNQAYECSMASAVAMEAKQNPLQSSSQSADSIAPTQLPVVESSASCAV